Proteins found in one Perca fluviatilis chromosome 9, GENO_Pfluv_1.0, whole genome shotgun sequence genomic segment:
- the bcar3 gene encoding breast cancer anti-estrogen resistance protein 3 isoform X3, whose translation MSERCNVKTLTAALCCFYHKNSVITAKFSRDQFIVDCPSEKLRRELEEELKMNCEEPRSHAWYHGAIPRQVAENLVQRDGDFLIRDSLSSPGSYVLTCQWRNTAQHFKINKRVVILNEAYSRVEYRLERDGFEHVPALVRYYVGNRKPVSQVVGAIIFQPINRGLPLRCLEEKYGLSSHHREALMAQERRNQKRRSLNITNGHTHDNTHTVHDSTHGRDDGVSRGSQLRSKDRCGSQPASLNQVQERRRPLKAHQSESYLPLGSKAQPQQSADPSLPSPKSPVFRTGSEPLLSPSVSRRSAELLAGEAIRGSDSQLCPKPPPKPSKVPLARLPRPRCLQPLAPPSSSSSLTDYSSTSPRLTASPLDSACVETLGSTWRSGATTGPAVPPVKPLKFLHQLLPADSHSSSTSVLSPAELGQHSDSEAKTGRTERLQPSPADLRSCSPLVWEESNTPNPTTDLGLQPLLCSYVERLRREGEAGREEEGEEEEKETGGSRGMDRSSYHHAIAALENTSEEEEEDAGREEDRRSGFQRPVEETESTFRPAEFQSRLLPTENKPLEMVVLKRAKELLLRHNHHSIARHLLMADCQVARIVGVTSEVKGLMGVTSGLELVTLPHGRQLRLDLMERHHTMAIGVAVDILGCTGSVDERASTLNRIILVALELKDTVGDLFAFTALMKALDLPQISRLEETWTALRRNYTQTAITYEKTLRPFYKNLYEGTASSPAVVCVPLLLPLLTLMERSSITPEGAELWETSDQGCDIMLRHLEDARNVARNANTYTANAQELLQGFTWDEDLLEVFKTDFQLRLLWGSRGASVNQSDRYNKFNLILTALSRKLEPPPKTQTLI comes from the exons TTCTCCAGAGATCAGTTCATCGTGGACTGTCCTTCAGAGAAACTTCGCAGAGAGCTGGAGGAAGAACTGAAGATGAACTGCGAGGAGCCGAGAAGCCACGCATGGTACCATGGAGCGATTCCCAGACAG GTTGCAGAAAACTTGGTGCAGCGTGACGGAGATTTCCTGATCCGTGATTCGCTGTCCAGTCCGGGAAGTTATGTCCTGACCTGCCAGTGGCGAAACACTGCCCAGCACTTTAAAATCAATAAGAGG GTAGTGATTTTGAACGAAGCCTACTCCAGAGTGGAGTACCGGCTGGAGAGGGACGGGTTTGAACACGTCCCTGCACTTGTGAGATACTATGTCGGCAACAGAAAACCTGTCTCCCAG GTGGTAGGAGCCATTATCTTCCAGCCAATTAACAGGGGGCTGCCGCTGCGCTGTCTGGAGGAAAAGTACGGGTTGTCCAGCCATCATCGAGAGGCGCTCATGGCGCAGGAGAGGCGGAATCAGAAGCGCCGCAGCCTCAACATTACCaacggacacacacacgacaacacacacaccgtgCACGACAGCACACACGGCCGGGACGACGGCGTGAGCCGAGGCAGCCAGCTCAG GTCAAAGGATCGCTGTGGCAGCCAACCAGCAAGTCTCAATCAGGTCCAAGAGAGGCGACGCCCGCTCAAGGCGCACCAATCAGAAAGCTACCTGCCTCTTG GATCCAAAGCCCAGCCCCAGCAGTCTGCTGACCCCTCCCTCCCGAGCCCAAAGTCTCCAGTCTTTCGGACGGGCAGTGAGCCGTTGCTGAGTCCCTCAGTCTCACGGAGATCTGCAGAGCTTCTGGCAG GCGAGGCCATCCGGGGCTCTGATAGCCAGTTGTGTCCCAAACCGCCTCCCAAGCCAAGCAAGGTGCCGCTTGCTCGACTGCCTCGCCCCCGCTGCCTTCAGCCATTAGCCCCCCCTTCCAGCTCCTCCAGCCTCACAGACTACTCCTCCACCTCCCCCCGGTTAACGGCATCTCCCCTGGACTCCGCGTGTGTGGAAACTCTGGGTTCTACATGGAGGAGTGGAG CCACCACAGGCCCTGCTGTACCTCCAGTCAAACCCCTGAAGTTCCTCCATCAGCTCCTGCCTGCAGACTCTCACAGCTCCTCCACTTCTGTACTTTCACCTGCTGAACTGGGTCAGCATTCAGATTCAGAGGCGAAAACAGGACGGACTGAACGCCTGCAGCCGAGCCCTGCAGACCTGAGGTCCTGCAGCCCGCTGGTTTGGGAGGAATCAAATACCCCGAACCCCACCACGGACCTTGGCCTCCAGCCTCTGCTCTGCAGCTACGTGGAGAGactgaggagagagggggaggcagggagagaggaggagggggaggaggaggagaaggagacagGAGGGAGTAGAGGAATGGACAGAAGCTCCTACCATCACGCCATCGCTGCTTTAGAAAACACCagcgaggaagaggaggaggacgcagggagggaggaggacagGAGGAGCGGTTTCCAGCGGCCCGTCGAAGAGACGGAGTCGACGTTCCGGCCGGCCGAGTTCCAATCTCGACTTCTGCCCACGGAGAACAAACCGCTGGAGATGGTGGTGCTGAAGAGAGCCAAGGAGCTGCTGCTCAGACACAATCACCACAGTATCGCCAGACACCTGCTGATGGCCGACtgccag GTTGCGAGGATAGTCGGAGTGACTTCAGAGGTTAAAGGTCTGATGGGCGTGACCTCCGGTCTGGAGCTGGTGACGCTGCCACACGGTCGACAGCTGAGGCTGGACCTCATGGAAAG GCACCACACCATGGCGATAGGCGTTGCCGTGGATATTCTGGGATGTACGGGCAGCGTGGACGAGCGGGCGTCCACCTTAAATCGCATCATCCTGGTCGCGCTGGAGCTGAAGGACACGGTGGGCGACCTTTTCGCTTTCACGGCCCTGATGAAAGCTCTGGACCTGccgcag ATCAGCCGTTTGGAGGAAACATGGACGGCTCTACGAAGGAACTACACACAGACCGCCATCACCTACGAGAAAACACTGAGACCTTTCTACAAGAATCTGTATGAGGGCACAg CTTCCTCCCCTGCGGTGGTCTGCGTCCCCCTCCTGCTGCCTCTCCTCACTTTGATGGAGCGTTCGTCAATCACACCCGAGGGGGCGGAGCTCTGGGAGACCAGCGACCAGGGCTGTGACATCATGCTGCGCCACCTGGAGGATGCACGCAACGTTGCACGCAACGCAAACACCTACACAGCCAACGCACAGGAGCTCTTACAAG GGTTCACGTGGGATGAAGACCTGTTGGAGGTGTTCAAAACAGACTTTCAGCTGCGGCTGCTGTGGGGAAGCCGTGGAGCTTcagtcaaccaatcagatcgtTACAACAAATTTAACCTCATCCTCACTGCCTTGTCACGAAAACTGGAGCCCCCGCCCAAAACACAAACTTTAATTTGA